A window of Brachybacterium fresconis contains these coding sequences:
- a CDS encoding Na+/H+ antiporter subunit D, protein MSMELLLALPVMLPLGGAAASLLMRHHARIQMWLSILTLVAILVVALAMGWYVTQESVLVLQIGNWTPQLGIVLVADRLTALMLVVSSFVTLTVLIYSSAQTVDERAGRTPVAIYHPTYLALVAGVSMAFLAGDLFNLYVGFEVLLAASYVLLTLGGSASRIRAATTYVIVSLLSSVIFLAAIAAVYAATGTVNLAELAVRLDGLEPGTRMMLELMLLVAFAIKAAIFPLSAWLPDSYPTAPAPVTAVFAGLLTKVGIYAILRLETLLFPASQIQNLLLAAAALSLFVGILGAVAQTDLKRVLSFTLVSHMGYMLFGIGMSTQLGMGATIYYVAHHITVQSVLFLGAGLIETRGGTTNLIKLGGMAKLAPLIAVLFFVPAMNLAGIPPFSGFIGKVGLIEAGIEYDRTSGWILIAISVITSLLTLYAIAKIWNRAFWQPASDEIISRAVAIPRVMTGATAALIAFSLLLTVLAGPIMSYSQEAASSVLERTPYVGAVLGDERADQLVYRIDDAGEKVDAR, encoded by the coding sequence ATGAGCATGGAACTCCTCCTCGCCCTGCCGGTGATGCTCCCGCTGGGCGGTGCCGCGGCCTCGCTGCTGATGCGCCACCACGCCCGCATCCAGATGTGGCTGTCGATCCTGACCCTGGTCGCCATCCTCGTCGTCGCCCTGGCGATGGGCTGGTACGTCACCCAGGAGAGCGTGCTGGTCCTGCAGATCGGCAACTGGACCCCGCAGCTGGGGATCGTGCTGGTCGCCGACCGGCTGACCGCCCTGATGCTCGTCGTCTCCAGCTTCGTCACCCTCACGGTGCTGATCTACTCCAGCGCCCAGACCGTCGACGAACGCGCGGGACGCACCCCGGTGGCGATCTACCACCCCACCTATCTCGCCCTGGTGGCCGGGGTGTCGATGGCCTTCCTCGCCGGGGACCTGTTCAACCTCTACGTCGGCTTCGAGGTGCTGCTGGCGGCCAGCTACGTGCTGCTGACCCTCGGCGGCTCGGCCAGCCGCATCCGCGCCGCCACCACCTATGTGATCGTCTCCCTGCTGAGCTCGGTGATCTTCCTGGCGGCGATCGCCGCCGTCTACGCCGCGACCGGCACCGTGAACCTGGCCGAGCTGGCCGTGCGCCTGGACGGCCTCGAGCCGGGCACCCGCATGATGCTCGAGCTGATGCTGCTGGTGGCCTTCGCGATCAAGGCCGCGATCTTCCCCCTCAGCGCCTGGCTGCCGGACTCCTACCCGACGGCACCGGCCCCCGTGACCGCCGTGTTCGCCGGCCTGCTGACCAAGGTGGGCATCTACGCGATCCTCCGCCTGGAGACGCTGCTGTTCCCGGCCTCGCAGATCCAGAACCTGCTGCTGGCTGCCGCGGCGCTGAGCCTGTTCGTCGGCATCCTCGGCGCGGTCGCGCAGACGGACCTCAAGCGCGTGCTCTCCTTCACGCTGGTCTCCCACATGGGCTACATGCTGTTCGGCATCGGGATGAGCACGCAGCTGGGCATGGGCGCGACGATCTACTACGTCGCCCACCACATCACCGTGCAGTCCGTGCTGTTCCTCGGCGCCGGTCTCATCGAGACCCGGGGCGGGACCACGAACCTCATCAAGCTCGGGGGGATGGCGAAGCTGGCCCCGCTGATCGCGGTCCTCTTCTTCGTACCCGCGATGAACCTCGCGGGCATCCCGCCGTTCTCCGGCTTCATCGGGAAGGTGGGCCTGATCGAGGCCGGCATCGAGTACGACCGCACCTCGGGATGGATCCTGATCGCCATCAGTGTGATCACCAGTTTGCTGACCCTCTACGCGATCGCGAAGATCTGGAACCGGGCCTTCTGGCAGCCGGCCAGCGACGAGATCATCTCCCGCGCCGTCGCGATCCCCCGGGTGATGACCGGCGCGACCGCGGCGCTGATCGCGTTCTCCCTGCTGCTGACCGTGCTGGCCGGCCCGATCATGAGCTACTCGCAGGAGGCGGCGTCCTCGGTGCTCGAGCGCACCCCGTACGTCGGAGCGGTCCTCGGCGACGAGCGCGCGGACCAGCTGGTGTACCGCATCGACGACGCCGGAGAGAAGGTGGATGCGCGATGA
- a CDS encoding Na(+)/H(+) antiporter subunit C, whose product MSVSLALLLTAGVLVACGVYLVLERTLTRVILGFVLLGNGVNLLFIVAAGPPGLPPFEGTGDPEDMTDPLPFAMVLTAIVISLGITAFGMALAYRAWQLFGHDEVPDDVEDRRVLRRRRRRSEDAEKLPWSQALSEESRRGALMHSQGFAPTDDDQLGSDLTSAEDVPQDATEADEGGTSSPRRGFPRSDRDHHAADAPGAGPATETDREHTDGRGET is encoded by the coding sequence ATGTCCGTTAGCCTCGCGCTGCTGCTGACCGCCGGGGTGCTCGTCGCCTGCGGCGTCTACCTCGTGCTCGAGCGCACCCTGACCCGGGTGATCCTCGGCTTCGTGCTGCTGGGCAACGGGGTGAACCTGCTGTTCATCGTCGCCGCCGGCCCGCCGGGCCTGCCGCCCTTCGAGGGCACCGGGGACCCGGAGGACATGACCGACCCGCTGCCGTTCGCGATGGTGCTCACCGCGATCGTGATCTCCCTGGGCATCACCGCCTTCGGCATGGCGCTGGCCTACCGCGCCTGGCAGCTGTTCGGCCACGACGAGGTCCCCGACGACGTCGAGGACCGTCGTGTGCTGCGTCGTCGTCGCCGCCGCTCCGAGGACGCCGAGAAGCTGCCGTGGTCCCAGGCCCTGTCGGAGGAGTCGCGCCGCGGTGCGCTGATGCACTCCCAGGGCTTCGCCCCGACCGACGACGACCAGCTCGGCTCCGACCTCACCAGCGCCGAGGACGTCCCCCAGGACGCCACCGAGGCCGACGAGGGCGGCACGTCCTCGCCGCGGCGGGGCTTCCCCCGCAGCGACCGTGATCATCACGCGGCCGACGCCCCCGGAGCCGGCCCCGCGACCGAGACCGACCGGGAGCACACCGACGGACGGGGGGAGACATGA
- a CDS encoding Na+/H+ antiporter subunit A, producing the protein MLLAHLVAALLGPLLVRLMGRSAFFPLAAVPAASAIWLATIDPVALAENPLEISVPWIPAFGIDLAFRLDPLSWVMALIATGIGAIVLLYCARYFKNTEPGLGRFAGVLTAFAGAMVGLVLSDDVMVLYTFWELTTVFSYLLVGHYQEKQASRRAAMNALISTTAGGLAMLVGLLMVAAEAGSLRLSEIVASQMWSEAGPFLIIAVLLILAGATTKSALVPTHFWLPGAMAAPTPVSAYLHAAAMVKAGVYLILRMGPALTHLEIITMIIAALGAATMILGGWRALRQTDIKLLLAYGTVSQLGFLSAVAGVATHDALLAGLAMLIAHAVFKAPLFMVVGIIDKKFGTRDLRVLSGVAKVAPMVAVIGIVSAASMAAVPPLYGFVAKEALFTALWYGQTWHRILLIALVVGSILTVAYSWRFVHGAFGTAPGAPAVQKPTIPVLFWLPPALVAVLSVALAALTGPLETILRGFSSVLPETGQTVHLAVIPHLGVPLLASAVALGVGVLACLAAKPLARFQKKVSPQSWANEEMLDRIDSERAFRRVMRLVDSAAVAVTPLFQRGSLPYTLGTMLLVLIALVAPIAVSLSPVPDNLVLFHHPVELIVLPVAALAALGAARSRRRLRAVFLISVTGYAVAVLFLVAGSPDVATTQVLVETAMTVVLVLVLRRLPTHFSRRPLKIGAWGRWAIAISTAVVLCGAALYAADARYLAPLGPGLIEKAYTIGGGHNVVNVTLVDARVWDTMGEISVLLVVATGVASLIFVTRREQSISRVRDLDTDTSIWKRRTDSTLPQNVLDFDARPEEVAGGNRWRTWLSAGLTLAPERRMVVLEVITRIAFPLMMMFSLYLLMAGHNLPGGGFAGGLVAGLALALRYLAGGRYELSEAAPVQAGFVLGIGMAIAVIAGVLPALLGGSVFSTVTPVVQVPLLGELHFPSALLFDTGVYLVVVGVILDFLRSLGAQIDQQQEVETDVR; encoded by the coding sequence ATGCTCCTCGCCCATCTGGTGGCGGCCCTGCTGGGGCCACTCCTGGTGCGGCTGATGGGGCGCAGCGCGTTCTTCCCGCTGGCTGCGGTGCCCGCCGCGTCCGCGATCTGGCTGGCCACGATCGATCCCGTCGCCCTCGCCGAGAATCCGCTGGAGATCTCGGTCCCGTGGATCCCCGCCTTCGGCATCGACCTCGCCTTCCGCCTGGACCCGCTGAGCTGGGTGATGGCCCTGATCGCCACCGGCATCGGCGCGATCGTGCTGCTGTACTGCGCGCGGTACTTCAAGAACACCGAACCGGGGCTGGGCCGCTTCGCGGGCGTGCTGACGGCCTTCGCGGGCGCCATGGTCGGTCTGGTGCTCTCCGACGACGTGATGGTGCTCTACACCTTCTGGGAGCTCACGACCGTCTTCTCCTACCTGCTCGTCGGCCATTACCAGGAGAAGCAGGCATCCCGCCGCGCGGCCATGAACGCGCTGATCTCCACCACCGCCGGCGGACTGGCGATGCTGGTGGGGCTGCTGATGGTCGCCGCCGAGGCCGGCTCCCTGCGGCTCTCGGAGATCGTCGCCTCGCAGATGTGGAGCGAGGCCGGGCCGTTCCTGATCATCGCCGTGCTGCTGATCCTGGCCGGGGCCACGACCAAGTCCGCCCTGGTCCCCACGCACTTCTGGCTGCCCGGCGCGATGGCCGCGCCCACCCCGGTCTCCGCATACCTCCACGCCGCGGCGATGGTGAAGGCCGGGGTGTACCTGATCCTGCGGATGGGACCGGCGCTGACCCACCTGGAGATCATCACCATGATCATCGCGGCGCTGGGAGCGGCGACGATGATCCTCGGCGGCTGGCGTGCCCTGCGACAGACCGACATCAAGCTGCTGCTGGCCTACGGCACCGTCTCCCAGCTCGGCTTCCTCTCCGCCGTGGCGGGCGTGGCCACGCACGACGCCCTGCTGGCGGGGCTGGCGATGCTCATCGCCCATGCCGTGTTCAAGGCCCCGCTGTTCATGGTTGTGGGCATCATCGACAAGAAGTTCGGCACCCGTGACCTGCGAGTGCTCTCCGGCGTGGCGAAGGTCGCGCCGATGGTCGCCGTGATCGGCATCGTCTCGGCGGCCTCGATGGCCGCGGTGCCGCCGCTGTACGGCTTCGTCGCCAAGGAAGCGCTGTTCACGGCTCTCTGGTACGGCCAGACCTGGCACCGGATCCTGCTGATCGCGCTGGTCGTCGGCTCGATCCTGACCGTCGCCTACTCCTGGCGATTCGTCCACGGTGCCTTCGGCACGGCCCCGGGAGCGCCCGCGGTGCAGAAGCCGACCATCCCGGTGCTGTTCTGGCTGCCGCCGGCCCTGGTCGCCGTGCTGTCGGTCGCCCTGGCGGCGCTGACCGGCCCGCTGGAGACGATCCTGCGGGGCTTCTCCTCGGTGCTGCCCGAGACCGGTCAGACCGTCCACCTCGCGGTGATCCCGCACCTGGGGGTGCCGCTGCTGGCCTCCGCCGTCGCCCTCGGCGTCGGGGTCCTGGCGTGCCTGGCGGCGAAGCCGCTGGCCCGGTTCCAGAAGAAGGTCTCCCCGCAGAGCTGGGCGAACGAGGAGATGCTCGACCGGATCGATTCCGAGCGCGCCTTCCGCCGCGTGATGCGTCTGGTCGATTCCGCCGCGGTCGCGGTCACGCCGCTGTTCCAGCGGGGCTCGCTGCCCTACACCCTGGGCACCATGCTGCTGGTGCTGATCGCCCTGGTCGCCCCGATCGCCGTCTCCCTGTCGCCGGTGCCGGACAACCTGGTGCTCTTCCACCACCCCGTCGAGCTGATCGTGCTGCCGGTCGCAGCGCTCGCGGCTCTCGGAGCGGCTCGCTCCCGGCGCCGCCTGCGCGCCGTGTTCCTGATCTCCGTGACCGGCTACGCCGTCGCGGTCCTGTTCCTGGTCGCGGGCTCCCCGGACGTGGCGACCACCCAGGTGCTGGTCGAGACCGCGATGACCGTGGTGCTGGTGCTGGTGCTGCGCCGGCTGCCCACCCACTTCTCGCGCCGACCGCTGAAGATCGGCGCCTGGGGCCGGTGGGCGATCGCGATCAGCACCGCCGTCGTGCTGTGCGGCGCCGCCCTGTACGCCGCCGACGCCCGCTACCTCGCGCCCCTCGGACCCGGACTGATCGAGAAGGCCTACACGATCGGCGGCGGCCACAACGTCGTCAACGTGACCCTGGTCGACGCCCGCGTCTGGGACACCATGGGCGAGATCTCGGTGCTGCTGGTGGTCGCCACGGGCGTCGCCTCGCTGATCTTCGTCACCCGGCGCGAGCAGTCGATCTCCCGCGTCCGGGACCTCGACACCGACACCTCGATCTGGAAGCGCCGCACCGATTCGACCCTGCCCCAGAACGTCCTGGACTTCGACGCCCGGCCCGAGGAGGTCGCCGGCGGCAACCGCTGGCGCACCTGGCTCTCGGCCGGACTCACCCTCGCCCCGGAACGGCGGATGGTGGTGCTCGAGGTGATCACCCGCATCGCCTTCCCGCTGATGATGATGTTCTCCCTGTACCTGCTGATGGCGGGCCACAACCTGCCCGGAGGCGGTTTCGCCGGCGGACTCGTCGCCGGTCTCGCCCTCGCGCTGCGCTATCTCGCCGGCGGACGCTACGAGCTCTCCGAGGCCGCGCCCGTGCAGGCCGGATTCGTGCTCGGCATCGGGATGGCCATCGCCGTCATCGCCGGCGTGCTGCCGGCGCTGCTGGGCGGCAGCGTGTTCTCCACCGTCACTCCGGTGGTCCAGGTGCCGCTGCTGGGCGAGCTGCACTTCCCCAGCGCCCTGCTGTTCGACACCGGCGTGTATCTCGTGGTGGTCGGCGTCATCCTCGACTTCCTGCGCTCCCTCGGCGCCCAGATCGACCAGCAGCAGGAGGTGGAGACCGATGTCCGTTAG
- a CDS encoding MFS transporter encodes MATTEDQGGRGHAATAPRLPRRPVVSFALWDGGMSAFSSVILTFVFATYVASAVAAEGAVGQEAITAAQDHGSRVLTTWQAIGAVAVALLAPLLGNLADRGGARNALLRITTLATVVVVALMPMVALDADYLVLGAALIALAVVFSELAGVFVNSVLPEVSTPANRGRVSGTAWAVGYWGSIVCLAMVLVLFVMPGTGLLGITGEGGWNYRAIPLFVALWILVGTLPLMLWAPKHPASAPGEKWTPWQGYANIARRVVRAFREEPVMLQYLVASAIYRDGLGAVFSIAGVLAANAYGFSTVEIIIFGIAANLIAGIGVFLGGRADDRIGTRWIIIIGCLGIIVLGLVVLAFGSSTVFWVAGLAICLFVGPVQSASRNLLTRLSQPGRETENFGLYATTGRALGFLGTAAFAASVAIFESTQAGILGIVVVMAVGLLAFLPIRLGAAGRAPGDA; translated from the coding sequence ATGGCCACCACCGAGGACCAGGGCGGCCGCGGACACGCGGCGACCGCACCCCGACTCCCCCGTCGCCCCGTCGTCTCCTTCGCCCTGTGGGACGGCGGGATGTCCGCCTTCAGCTCCGTCATCCTGACGTTCGTCTTCGCGACCTATGTCGCCAGCGCCGTCGCCGCCGAGGGCGCCGTCGGCCAGGAGGCGATCACCGCGGCCCAGGACCACGGCTCCCGCGTGCTGACCACCTGGCAGGCGATCGGCGCCGTCGCCGTCGCGCTGCTGGCGCCTCTGCTGGGCAATCTCGCCGACCGCGGCGGGGCCCGCAACGCCCTGCTGCGGATCACGACGCTGGCCACCGTGGTCGTCGTGGCGCTGATGCCGATGGTCGCCCTCGACGCCGATTACCTGGTGCTCGGCGCCGCCCTGATCGCCCTCGCCGTCGTGTTCAGCGAACTGGCCGGGGTGTTCGTCAACTCCGTGCTGCCCGAGGTCTCCACCCCGGCCAACCGCGGCCGGGTCTCCGGGACCGCGTGGGCGGTGGGCTACTGGGGCTCGATCGTGTGCCTGGCGATGGTGCTGGTGCTGTTCGTGATGCCGGGGACGGGGCTGCTCGGGATCACCGGGGAGGGCGGCTGGAACTACCGGGCGATCCCGCTGTTCGTGGCGCTGTGGATCCTCGTCGGGACGCTGCCGCTGATGCTCTGGGCACCGAAGCACCCCGCCTCGGCCCCCGGCGAGAAGTGGACCCCCTGGCAGGGGTATGCCAACATCGCCCGGCGCGTGGTGCGGGCCTTCCGCGAGGAACCGGTGATGCTGCAGTACCTGGTCGCCTCGGCGATCTACCGCGATGGGCTGGGTGCGGTGTTCTCCATCGCCGGGGTGCTGGCCGCCAACGCCTACGGCTTCTCCACCGTCGAGATCATCATCTTCGGCATCGCCGCCAACCTCATCGCCGGCATCGGCGTCTTCCTCGGGGGCCGCGCCGACGACCGCATCGGCACCCGCTGGATCATCATCATCGGCTGCCTCGGCATCATCGTGCTCGGCCTGGTGGTGCTGGCCTTCGGCTCGTCGACGGTGTTCTGGGTGGCGGGACTGGCGATCTGCCTGTTCGTCGGCCCGGTGCAGTCCGCCTCTCGGAACCTGCTCACGCGCCTCTCGCAGCCCGGCCGCGAGACGGAGAACTTCGGGCTGTACGCCACCACCGGCCGTGCGCTGGGCTTCCTGGGCACCGCGGCCTTCGCCGCGTCCGTGGCGATCTTCGAGTCCACCCAGGCCGGGATCCTCGGCATCGTGGTGGTGATGGCGGTGGGGCTGCTCGCCTTCCTGCCCATCCGGCTCGGCGCTGCGGGGCGGGCTCCCGGCGACGCGTGA
- the dcd gene encoding dCTP deaminase: protein MLLSDHDIRSQIEAGRVRLDPFDDAMIQPASVDVRIDRYFRLFDNHKYAMIDPAQEQGELTREIAVDPQEPYMLHPGEFVLASTYEQITLPDDVAARLEGKSSLGRLGLLTHSTAGFIDPGFQGHITLELSNMATLPVALWPGMKIGQLCFFRLSSAADNPYGSAGNLNRYLGQRGPTPSRSAQNFHRTSIPVQEGQ from the coding sequence GTGCTGCTGAGCGACCATGACATCCGGAGCCAGATCGAGGCCGGACGGGTGCGACTGGACCCCTTCGACGATGCGATGATCCAACCCGCCTCCGTCGACGTGCGGATCGACCGCTACTTCCGACTCTTCGACAACCACAAGTACGCGATGATCGACCCCGCCCAGGAGCAGGGGGAGCTCACCCGCGAGATCGCCGTGGACCCGCAGGAGCCGTACATGCTCCACCCCGGCGAGTTCGTGCTCGCCTCGACCTACGAGCAGATCACGCTGCCCGACGACGTCGCCGCCCGGCTGGAGGGCAAGAGCTCGCTGGGACGGCTCGGCCTGCTGACACACTCCACGGCCGGCTTCATCGACCCCGGCTTCCAGGGGCACATCACCCTGGAGCTGTCGAACATGGCGACCCTGCCCGTGGCGCTCTGGCCGGGCATGAAGATCGGCCAGCTGTGCTTCTTCCGGCTCTCGAGCGCCGCGGACAACCCCTATGGCAGCGCCGGCAACCTCAACCGATACCTCGGCCAGCGGGGGCCGACGCCCTCCCGCTCCGCCCAGAACTTCCATCGCACCTCGATCCCCGTGCAGGAGGGACAGTGA
- a CDS encoding TetR/AcrR family transcriptional regulator — MPKIIGGSLEEHRERTREKIFVALAELLETQDFETITFSRIATAADVGRTAMYNHFPDRETLLVEYALHETSDYIAQLRAGVSESATPREAALAYVRTQLELTVSFHMPQSMGKASLTPDAVARMREHVVLIEDVLRRIVDDGIASGDFDADLDVDATVPIINSLLVGSAARGFSRPALEQFVLRGLGAAV, encoded by the coding sequence ATGCCCAAGATCATCGGAGGCTCCCTCGAGGAGCATCGCGAACGCACGCGCGAGAAGATCTTCGTCGCGCTCGCCGAGCTGCTGGAGACCCAGGACTTCGAGACGATCACGTTCTCGCGGATCGCGACCGCCGCCGACGTCGGCCGCACCGCGATGTACAACCACTTCCCGGACCGCGAGACCCTGCTGGTCGAATACGCGCTGCACGAGACCTCCGACTACATCGCCCAGCTGCGGGCCGGGGTCAGCGAATCGGCCACGCCCCGCGAGGCCGCGCTCGCCTACGTGCGGACCCAGCTGGAGCTGACGGTCTCCTTCCACATGCCGCAGTCGATGGGCAAGGCGTCCCTGACCCCTGATGCGGTCGCACGGATGCGCGAGCACGTGGTGCTGATCGAGGACGTGCTGCGGCGGATCGTGGACGACGGGATCGCCAGCGGCGACTTCGACGCCGACCTCGACGTCGACGCGACGGTGCCGATCATCAACTCGCTGCTGGTCGGATCGGCCGCCAGAGGGTTCTCGCGCCCCGCTCTGGAGCAGTTCGTGCTGCGGGGGCTCGGCGCGGCGGTCTGA
- a CDS encoding sodium/proton-translocating pyrophosphatase, translating to MDLITQFPLGDDIAVTLLVLGLLSVAALVAGAVVPSRLQRDEDAAEVDDDLGRRLGRQLSAAGSIILWVGLPAVVLLYLVPGSTDDRILRSAMMVVGLALGPFAAWRGLAVQLASLGLDPERRPALISRLGALTTTGALAVAILPVVIVVWFLQAAGSSALMALAGGAAISALALRATAAPLDTAAASSAILVGADEHEIDTDDPANLGAAPLRGARMFRRGAAGSADLVALTTAAAAVGVLLGVPVLAAEGILVVLLALGVALLAGGVVALVPHRGQPGHERGALRLGGVVPALLGGAGMVAAAALWLPSAYKDLRFPQVGMENFTDQAITGPQPLPREQLEPQIAQAGSDLGTLVSQTDDSRGASALLDMVTLYTISPSVAAASALGLGVVVALAAILLLDGTGNRIGSTVLRTARTSRTGGALGTTAGLGSTALLAAGALALLLIVAGVLSVLSAGVPAMALALLSFTGLGALVVAVAHAGSLMAPTLVDRPEAERSLRDAAAGAATGPRAALLLAATLTALAALGPIATALQVAPRAATVWEDRALHGLSPTSLPLVGGIGLGVVAVLLVTASLLDGARRLGASAVVETRAAMLEKRAVVNLEDLPDMVRRAVLPAVVIVVLMPIVAGFGLGPAALPGLVIGAALTALALGLWSLGAGATLENAAAIIGHGRYGGPGSWGHSGALGGAVLTGTLRSAIGSVALPLLLTSSLLSALGVSAMVAMSTDGTSMYLRWGIAVIALIIALTCWVIASTAAEVDLEDEIGEISRPLFSRAEEEPSDGLDAMDWEVEEEDAEQVSAAVTRPASSGTRAKRRGTRKGGGRGSR from the coding sequence TTGGACCTGATCACGCAATTCCCCCTGGGCGATGACATCGCCGTGACCCTGCTGGTGCTCGGCCTGCTCTCCGTGGCCGCCCTGGTCGCCGGCGCGGTCGTCCCCAGCCGTCTGCAGCGCGACGAGGACGCCGCCGAGGTCGACGACGACCTCGGACGTCGTCTCGGCCGACAGCTGTCTGCCGCAGGGTCGATCATCCTGTGGGTCGGACTGCCCGCCGTGGTGCTGCTGTACCTGGTGCCCGGATCGACCGACGACCGCATCCTGCGCTCGGCGATGATGGTGGTCGGCCTGGCGCTGGGACCGTTCGCCGCGTGGCGCGGGCTGGCCGTGCAGCTGGCCTCGCTGGGCCTGGATCCCGAGCGTCGCCCCGCCCTCATCTCCCGACTGGGGGCGTTGACGACCACCGGGGCGCTGGCCGTGGCGATCCTCCCGGTCGTCATCGTCGTGTGGTTCCTGCAGGCCGCGGGCTCCTCGGCGTTGATGGCGCTGGCCGGGGGCGCGGCCATCTCGGCACTCGCCCTCCGCGCGACCGCCGCTCCGCTCGACACCGCCGCGGCCTCCTCCGCGATCCTCGTCGGCGCCGATGAGCACGAGATCGACACCGACGACCCGGCCAACCTCGGAGCCGCGCCGCTGCGCGGGGCGCGCATGTTCCGCCGCGGCGCCGCCGGCAGCGCCGACCTGGTCGCGCTGACCACCGCGGCCGCGGCCGTCGGCGTCCTGCTGGGAGTCCCGGTGCTCGCAGCCGAGGGCATCCTGGTGGTGCTGCTCGCCCTCGGCGTCGCGCTGCTGGCCGGCGGCGTCGTCGCCCTCGTCCCGCACCGCGGACAGCCCGGGCACGAGCGCGGGGCGCTGCGCCTGGGCGGGGTCGTCCCCGCCCTCCTCGGCGGTGCCGGGATGGTCGCGGCCGCCGCGCTGTGGCTCCCCTCGGCCTACAAGGACCTGCGTTTCCCCCAGGTGGGCATGGAGAACTTCACCGACCAGGCCATCACCGGCCCGCAGCCGCTGCCGCGCGAACAGCTCGAGCCGCAGATCGCCCAGGCGGGCTCCGATCTGGGGACGCTGGTCTCCCAGACCGACGACTCCCGCGGTGCGAGCGCCCTGCTGGACATGGTCACGCTGTACACGATCTCGCCCAGCGTCGCGGCCGCCTCGGCCCTCGGGCTCGGCGTCGTCGTCGCGCTCGCCGCGATCCTGCTGCTGGACGGGACGGGCAACAGGATCGGCTCCACCGTGCTGCGCACCGCCCGCACCAGCCGCACCGGCGGCGCGCTGGGCACCACCGCCGGCCTCGGCTCCACCGCGCTGCTCGCGGCGGGGGCCCTCGCGCTGCTGCTGATCGTCGCCGGCGTGCTCAGCGTGCTCAGCGCGGGTGTGCCGGCCATGGCGCTGGCGCTGCTGTCCTTCACGGGCCTCGGGGCACTGGTGGTGGCCGTCGCCCACGCCGGATCGCTGATGGCGCCGACCCTCGTGGACCGCCCGGAGGCGGAGCGCTCGCTGCGCGATGCCGCCGCCGGCGCCGCCACCGGCCCCCGGGCCGCTCTGCTGCTCGCGGCGACGCTCACGGCGCTGGCCGCGCTCGGGCCCATCGCCACCGCGCTCCAGGTCGCACCGCGGGCGGCGACCGTCTGGGAGGACCGCGCCCTGCATGGGCTGAGCCCCACCTCCCTGCCGCTGGTGGGCGGGATCGGCCTGGGAGTGGTCGCGGTCCTGCTGGTGACCGCCTCGCTCCTGGACGGCGCCCGCCGGCTGGGCGCGAGCGCCGTCGTCGAGACCCGGGCGGCGATGCTCGAGAAGCGCGCCGTGGTGAACCTCGAGGACCTTCCGGACATGGTGCGTCGTGCCGTGCTGCCCGCCGTGGTGATCGTCGTGCTGATGCCGATCGTGGCCGGTTTCGGACTCGGTCCGGCCGCGCTGCCGGGGCTGGTGATCGGGGCCGCCCTGACCGCCCTCGCTCTCGGTCTGTGGTCGCTCGGAGCCGGTGCGACCCTGGAGAACGCGGCCGCGATCATCGGCCACGGCCGCTACGGCGGTCCCGGCTCCTGGGGCCACTCCGGCGCCCTCGGCGGCGCGGTGCTGACCGGCACCCTGCGCTCCGCGATCGGTTCGGTGGCGCTGCCGCTGCTGCTGACCTCGTCCCTGCTCTCGGCCCTCGGCGTCTCCGCCATGGTGGCGATGAGCACCGACGGCACGAGCATGTACCTGCGCTGGGGGATCGCGGTCATCGCCCTGATCATCGCGCTGACCTGCTGGGTGATCGCCTCGACGGCGGCGGAGGTCGACCTGGAGGATGAGATCGGGGAGATCTCCCGCCCGCTGTTCTCACGCGCCGAGGAGGAGCCCTCCGACGGTCTGGACGCGATGGACTGGGAGGTCGAGGAGGAGGACGCCGAGCAGGTCTCGGCGGCCGTGACCAGACCCGCTTCCTCGGGGACGCGGGCGAAGCGACGAGGCACTCGGAAGGGCGGCGGCAGAGGCTCGCGCTGA